Genomic DNA from Haloplanus aerogenes:
ACGTTGGCTGGCGTGTCCGGTTCGTCGTGGAGGGTCGCGAGCACCTCTCGGGCCGTTTCGGAGGAGAGGGCCGACAACAGGTCGTCGGCGTCCTCGCTGTCGAGGCCGATGACGCGCGGATCGGCCTCCTCGTCCGCGGAGGTGTCGGGACGCGAGGGCAGCAAGTCTGCCATGTGCATCGCTACAGCATCACGGGGTACAAATCTTCCTCTCTCGACACCGGCAAAATGGTGGATCTAGACGTGCCGCTAAAAGCCTGAATCGCACGAATTCTGGCGTTTGAAACCGTGTCAACGGCTCACAGCGAAAACAGATAAGTGGATGGAGACCCTACATGTAATCGTAATGAGTACGCAGGAATCAGTCCGACAGCAGGCCGACACGGTAGAAGCCAGCGAAGCGCTCCGCCTCGAACAGGAGAAAGTCGAACAGCTCGTCGAGGCGCTCAACACCGACCTCGCCGCGACGTACGTCCTCTACCACCAGCTGAAAAAGCACCACTGGAACGTCGAGGGTGCGGAGTTCCTGAACATCCACGAGTACCTCGGTGAAGCCGCCGCGGACGCCGAGGAAGCGGCGGACGAACTCGCGGAGCGCGCGCAGGCGCTCGGCGGCGTCCCCCTCGCCGGCGGCAAGCGCCTCGAGGAGAACGCACCCGTCGAACCCGAGGGTGACGACGTGTACGACATCCGGACCTCGCTCCACAACGACATGGAGATGTACGGCGACATCATCGAGACGGTCCGCGACCACGTCGAACTCGCCGAGGGCCTCGGCGACCACGCCACCGCCGAGATGCTCCGCGAACAGCTCATCACCCTCGAAGAACACGCCCACCACCTCGAACACTACCTCGAAGACGACACGCTCGTCCTCGACAGCGCGACGAACTAAGTCATTCCTGCTGGAGGACGATTTCCAGCGCTGTTTCGCGTCCGTTTCAACCTCCAGCGACGCCTATTCGACGACCAGCACCCGGAGGTCGTTGACGTTCGTCCCCGTCGCGCCGGTGCTGACGATGGCGTCCCGACTCCCGAGGTAGCCGTAGGCGTCGCTGTTCCCGAGCGCCTGCCGGGCCGCCCGTACGTCGTCGACGGTGTCGCCGTCGACGACTGCCCCGGCGAAGTCGCTGCTGCCGTCGCGGCCGTCGGTGTCGACGCAAGCGAGCGTCGACGAGTCGGGGAGTTCGACGGCGGCCGCCAGCGCGAACTCGGCGTTCGGGCCGCCGACGCCGTCGCCCCGGACCGTCGCCGTCGCCTCCCCGCCCGAGAGGACGACCGCCGGCGCCTCGATTGGGTTGCCCGTCGCCTCTATCTCCTCCGCGACAGCGACGTGGGTCAGGGCGGCCTCGCGCGCCTCGCCCCGAACCGACGACGAGAGAATGCTGGTGTCGTAATCCCGCTCCTGCGCCACCTCGCGCGCGGCGTCGAGCGCGGTGAACCCGTCCGCGAGGATGTGGTTCGTCACCCGATCGAACACCTCGTCGCCGGGCCGTGGCGTCTCGGGGAGGTCGCCCGCGGCGCCGGCCTCCAGTCGCTTTCGCACCGCCGTCGGCGGATCGACACCGTACCGTTCGAGCGCGTCGAGCGCGTCGTCGTAGGTGGACTCGTCGGGCGCCGTCGGCCCGCTGGCGATCACGCTCAGGTCGTTGCCGACCACGTCGCTGAACACGAGGCTGACGACGGTGGCCGGAGCGGCGAGTTCCGCGAGTCCCCCGCCCTTGAGCGTCGAGAGGTGTTTGCGCACGGCGTTGAGGTCGCCAATCTCCGCGCCCGCGTCGAGGAGCGCGTCGGTCGTCCGCTGCAGGTCGTCGAGCGTGATTCCCTCCGCGGGGGCGGGAAGCAGGGCGCTCCCGCCGCCGGTGATGATGGCGAGGACGAGCGTCCGCTCGTCCGCCTCGGCGACGAGTTCGCGGATACGGTCGGTGCCGTCGACGCCGTCCTGACTGGGGACGGGGTGGTCGCCGTGCAGGCGTTCGATGCGCTCCCCCTCGCCGGGGTCGGGCGTGACGACGGCGCCGGCATCGATGCGGTCGCCGAGGACGCGCTCTAGGGCGTCGGCTACCCCGTCGGCCGCCTTCCCGCCGCCGACGGCGACGATCCGATCCACGTCCGACAGGTCGTATTCCGTCCCCGCGACGTGGAGTCGGTCGCCGTCGAGGCGAACCGACTCGTCGACGACGCGGTCGGGTCTGGCAGCGTCGATACCGGCCCGGACACACGCGAGCGCCGTCTCGCGCCTGCGGGTCGACGTCAGCGTGTCTTCATTCTCGATGGAGACCATACCCCGCCTCTCTCCGACAAGGGTAAAAAGCGTGCCCCAGTAGCGAGCGGTGATGGGAGAGTCCGCCACGTCGACCGGTCGGGAGGGACGCGTCAGGGTCGTGGGCACAGCCCACGTCTCCGAAGACAGCGTCCGAGAGGTCGAGGAAGTCATCGAGGCCGACCGGCCCGACGTGGTCGCCGTGGAACTCGACGAGGGGCGCTACCGCCAGATGCAGGGCGAGACGCCCGACGACATCGAACCCGGCGACCTCCTGCGCGGCAACACCGTCTTTCAGTTTCTCGCCTACTGGATGCTCTCGTACGTCCAGTCGCGACTGGGCGAGAAGTTCGACATCCAGCCCGGGGCCGATATGCTGGCCGCGGTGGAGAAGGCCGAATCACTGGATATCGACGTGGCGCTGGTCGACCGCGACATCCAGACGACGATCCAGCGGTTCTGGGCGCGGATGGGCGTGCTCGAAAAACTCCGTCTCGTCGGCGGCCTCGCGTTCGGTCTCACCGACGCCCGCGGTATCGGCCTCGCCCTCGGTGTCTTCGTCGGCGTCGTCGCCGGCCCGCTGCTCGGCCTGTTCGGCCCGGCACTCGGCC
This window encodes:
- the dpsA gene encoding DNA starvation/stationary phase protection protein DpsA; the protein is MSTQESVRQQADTVEASEALRLEQEKVEQLVEALNTDLAATYVLYHQLKKHHWNVEGAEFLNIHEYLGEAAADAEEAADELAERAQALGGVPLAGGKRLEENAPVEPEGDDVYDIRTSLHNDMEMYGDIIETVRDHVELAEGLGDHATAEMLREQLITLEEHAHHLEHYLEDDTLVLDSATN
- a CDS encoding glycerate kinase type-2 family protein yields the protein MENEDTLTSTRRRETALACVRAGIDAARPDRVVDESVRLDGDRLHVAGTEYDLSDVDRIVAVGGGKAADGVADALERVLGDRIDAGAVVTPDPGEGERIERLHGDHPVPSQDGVDGTDRIRELVAEADERTLVLAIITGGGSALLPAPAEGITLDDLQRTTDALLDAGAEIGDLNAVRKHLSTLKGGGLAELAAPATVVSLVFSDVVGNDLSVIASGPTAPDESTYDDALDALERYGVDPPTAVRKRLEAGAAGDLPETPRPGDEVFDRVTNHILADGFTALDAAREVAQERDYDTSILSSSVRGEAREAALTHVAVAEEIEATGNPIEAPAVVLSGGEATATVRGDGVGGPNAEFALAAAVELPDSSTLACVDTDGRDGSSDFAGAVVDGDTVDDVRAARQALGNSDAYGYLGSRDAIVSTGATGTNVNDLRVLVVE